CATGATGGTCTCGTTGCGATCCGGGCCGGTGGAGATCATGTGCACGGGCACGCCCACCAGTTCCTCGAGCTTGTCCAGGTAGGCCCTGGCATTGGTCGGGAGCTCTTCCATGGACGTGAGCCCGGCGGTGGAGCCTGACCAGCCCGGCAGTTCAATGTATTCAGGCTGGCAGTCGGCCATGGCCTCGGCACCCAGCGGCGGCACCGCGTGCCACTGGCCACCGCACTGGTAGCCCACACAGATCCGCACTGTCTCCAGGCCGTCGAGCACGTCGAGCTTGGTGATGCACAGCCCGGAGACGCTGTTCACCTGCACCGAGCGACGCAGCGCCGCGGCGTCGAACCAGCCGCACCGCCGGGCACGCCCGGTGGTGGAGCCGAATTCATTGCCCTGCTCGGCCAGGTAGCGGCCGATGTCGCAATCCAGCTCCGTCGGGAACGGCCCGGCACCGACGCGGGTGGTGTACGCCTTGGTAATGCCCAGGACATAGTCGATGTCCCGCGGCCCCATGCCACTCCCGCAGGCGGCACCACCGGCGGTGGTGTTGGATGAGGTCACGAAGGGATAGGTGCCGTGGTCGATGTCCAGCAGCGCACCCTGCGCCCCCTCGAACATGATCCGGTTTCCTGCCTTGTTGTGGGCATGCAGGATGCTGATCACGTCCTCGACCATGGGGCGCAGTTCTTCGGCATGCTTCAGGCAATGCTCGTAGACCGCATCGAAGGACTGCACCGGCTCGCCGAAGTACTGCTCCAGGACGAAGTTATGGAAGGCCACCAGGTCCCGCAGCTTGGGCGCCAGCACGTCCGGGCGCATGAGGTCGGCCACGCGGATGCCGCGCCGGGCGACCTTGTCCTCGTAGGCGGGGCCGATACCCCGCCCGGTGGTGCCGATGGCCTCCTTGCCGCGGGCCTTCTCCCGCGCCTTGTCCAGGGCCGCGTGGGAGGGCAGGATCACGGGGCAGGCAGGGCTGATGCGCAGCCGGTCCCGCGCCGGTACGTCGCGGGCCTCCAGCTCGCGAATTTCCTTGAGCAACGCTTCCGGGTCCAGCACCACACCGTTACCGATCAGGCAGTGCACGCGCTCGCGCAGGATGCCGGAAGGAATCAGATGCAGGACGGTCTTCTCGCCGTCGATCACCAGGGTGTGCCCGGCGTTGTGTCCGCCCTGAAAGCGCACCACTGCGGCGGCGCGCTCGGTAAGCAGATCCACCACCTTGCCCTTGCCTTCGTCACCCCATTGGGTGCCGATTACGACCACGTTGTTTGCCATGCTGTCCGTTCCAGTTCCTGTGGCGCGGCGACTGCCGCAATGAATCATGAACTCGCTGGATCGTCAGAGATCCACCACTTTCCAGGCCCCGTCCTGCTCCACCAGCTGGCGATCGCAGCCGAGTTCGTCCGGTAGCGCGGGCTGCCCGGGCAGCTGCACGACGACACGCTCGCCATGCTCGCGCAGCTGGCGAATGGCATTCACCAGGTCGGCGGCATCGCCCCAGGGCGCGAGGATCCCTCGAGGCGCAGGCGCCGCAGCACGCTCGCCCAGAGCGCACAGGGTCTTGAGATCGGCACTGAAGCCGGTGGCCGGCCGCGAGCGCCCGAAGACTTCACCGATGCTGTCGTAACGACCGCCGCGTGCGACCTCCTGACCATACCCGGGCACGAAGGCGGCGAACACCACGCCGGTGTGGAAACGGTAGCCGCGCAGCTCGGCCAGATCGAAATGCAGGGTCGCTTCCGGGATGTGCCGCTCGATGGCCGAGGACAGAGCCCAGAGATGGCGTAGGGCCTGCTGGACCTCTTCGCCTGCCCCGGCCAGCTGCTCACCGGCGTGGTCGAGCACTTCGACGCTGCCATTGAGATCCACTAGCGCCGCCAGACGATCCCGGACCGGGCCGTCCGCCACCTCGTCCAGCAACCCCGCAATCTCGGTGCGGGCCTTGCGCTGAAGACAGTCGAACAGCCGCGCCTCGAGATCGCGGTCGAGTTCGGCTTCCCGGGCCAGGGCCCGGAAAATCCCGACGTGCCCGATATCCAGGTGCGGCGACGGCAACCCGGCGATGCCCAGGGTCTCCATCATCAAGGCGATGATTTCCACATCGCTCTCGACACCGGCATGCCCGAACAACTCGGCCCCCAGCTGGACGGGATTACGGCTGCGCCCCGGCCCTTCAGGGCGCGTGTTGAGCACTGTCCCCAGATAGCACAGCCGTGCCGGACCGACACGCCGCAACTGGTGGGCATCAATGCGCGCCGCCTGCGGCGTCATGTCCGCGCGCACACCCATGAGCCGGCCCGAGAGCTGATCGGTGAGCTTGAACGTCTGCAGATCCAGATCCGGGCCGGTACCAATCAGCAGCGAGTCCAGGTACTCGATGACCGGCGGCATCACCAGCTCGTAGCCCCAGCGATCCCAGGTATCCAGGATCTCCCGGCGCAGCGTTTCCAGCGCCGCCGCCCGCGGCGGCAGCACTTCATCCACCGCATCCGGAAGCAGCCAGCGATTGGTCCGGGAAAACTCGGCTTCTTTCATCGGGGACGGTTCTCCATATCAGGGACCGAACAGGTAGAGCAGCCCCAGCCCACTCAACATGGCCGCCAGGCCGCCCAGGCGC
The DNA window shown above is from Aquisalimonas sp. 2447 and carries:
- a CDS encoding ATP phosphoribosyltransferase regulatory subunit, with the translated sequence MKEAEFSRTNRWLLPDAVDEVLPPRAAALETLRREILDTWDRWGYELVMPPVIEYLDSLLIGTGPDLDLQTFKLTDQLSGRLMGVRADMTPQAARIDAHQLRRVGPARLCYLGTVLNTRPEGPGRSRNPVQLGAELFGHAGVESDVEIIALMMETLGIAGLPSPHLDIGHVGIFRALAREAELDRDLEARLFDCLQRKARTEIAGLLDEVADGPVRDRLAALVDLNGSVEVLDHAGEQLAGAGEEVQQALRHLWALSSAIERHIPEATLHFDLAELRGYRFHTGVVFAAFVPGYGQEVARGGRYDSIGEVFGRSRPATGFSADLKTLCALGERAAAPAPRGILAPWGDAADLVNAIRQLREHGERVVVQLPGQPALPDELGCDRQLVEQDGAWKVVDL
- a CDS encoding adenylosuccinate synthase; the encoded protein is MANNVVVIGTQWGDEGKGKVVDLLTERAAAVVRFQGGHNAGHTLVIDGEKTVLHLIPSGILRERVHCLIGNGVVLDPEALLKEIRELEARDVPARDRLRISPACPVILPSHAALDKAREKARGKEAIGTTGRGIGPAYEDKVARRGIRVADLMRPDVLAPKLRDLVAFHNFVLEQYFGEPVQSFDAVYEHCLKHAEELRPMVEDVISILHAHNKAGNRIMFEGAQGALLDIDHGTYPFVTSSNTTAGGAACGSGMGPRDIDYVLGITKAYTTRVGAGPFPTELDCDIGRYLAEQGNEFGSTTGRARRCGWFDAAALRRSVQVNSVSGLCITKLDVLDGLETVRICVGYQCGGQWHAVPPLGAEAMADCQPEYIELPGWSGSTAGLTSMEELPTNARAYLDKLEELVGVPVHMISTGPDRNETIMIKHPFEDGV